The DNA segment CAGCAGCCGTTATCGCCATAAAGACATCTGCCAGTTGCCAAGCTAGTTCAATTCCAATCATTGAACCAACAACAACCATTACAATTACAGCAATTCGGTACACATGAAGCCAGATTGTTCCTTCTTTAATGAACTGAATATTTGATTCTCCGTAATAATAATTTCCAAATAGAGACGTAAAGGCAAAGAAGAAAATAGAAATTGCCACAAATCCAACTGCCCAGCTCCCTAAGTGATCACTTAATGAAGCTTGCGTTAACGCAACACCATCTACTGCACCTGTTTGATAAACATCTGATAGTAAAATAGCAAACGCCGTTGCAGAACAGACAATGATGGTATCAAAGAAAACACCTAGTGATTGAACAAGACCCTGTTTAACTGGGTGAGAGACATGAGCTGCAGCTGCAGCATGCGGTACACTACCCATCCCTGCTTCATTTGAGAAGAGTCCTCGTCTAGCACCAAGTACTAGCGCTCCAATCACTGTTCCAGTCGTAGCTTCCCGTAAACCAAAGGCATCTTGAACAATTAGTAGAAATACGGAAGGAATCTGAGTATAGTTTAAGATCATAACAAAAAGGACAACACCAATATAAAAGATCGCCATAACCGGCACAACGATTGATGAAATCTTAGAAATTCGTTGTACTCCACCATAAATAATTAACCCAGTTACTGCAGCAACAATGATACCTACAAACAATTTATTAAAATTAAAGGCTTCATCTAGCGCATTGGCAAGAGTATTCGCTTGTAATGAGTTGAAAATTAATCCAAATGTTATGGAGATCAATACTGCAAAAAAGACAGCGAGTCCTCTTTTACCTAAGGCCGTTTGAATATAATAAGAAGGGCCCCCTCTGAACTGATTTCCATCCTTCACTTTATACACCTGAGCTAATAAACTTTCAATGAACCCGGTAGCCATCCCAATAACCGCGACGACCCACATCCAAAAAATCGCCCCAGGACCTCCTGTTGCAATTGCAAGAGCCACACCTGCAATATTTGCCGAGCCGACTCGTGAAGCAGCACTTATACAAAAGGCTTGAAAGGCAGAGACTTCATCTTTGTTTGACGTTTTATCTCCAAGCACTCTAAACATTTCAGGAAACATTCTAATTTGAACAAAGTTTGTTCGGATCGTAAAATAAAGTCCTACTCCAACAAGCAAAATGATTAGGATGTATGTATATACAAAATCATTTAAATCTCCTATTAATTTGATTAAGCTGTCCATCTTTTGCTCCTCCTTTAAACTGAATTTTTATCATACCCTTAATACGTCATACAAGCAATCTATGTAAAAATTAACCATAAAAAAAGAGAACGATGATCGTTCTCTTAGATAGTACCCAATCCCTAATCGTTTGAATCTTGTTTTGTTAATCCAAGCTCATTTTCAAGGAGTTTTTTATTTGCTAAAATTGTTGCATCCTTTGGTCGATAGCCACGAGCGAGTTCATTCTTTTCATAAGACTTTTGTTTATCTCCTGTTCGATAATAACAAACACATAGTTGAAGGTTTGGATACCATGTTGAATACGCCGGGTAACTAAAACTCCATTGATCTGGGTCCGGTTTTAATTTCGCAGCCACTTCGTACCAATAGATGGCATCTAGATAAAACGCTCTTGTCTGATAGTTGTACCCTATTCGTGAACAGGCTTCGGGCCTAGGTGTTCTAGTGTAAAGAAATGAATCAAATAATGCTTTAAGTTCTTCATCAACTTGATTTAATGCCCGGTAGCAATCTGCTTTCCCAATGCAGGCATGGAACGTATCTTCAATCCATCCGTCACCTTTCTTAATGTGGAGATTGTATTGCTCAATAGCCTTTTCACATTTTCCTTTCTCTCTTAATTCATTTCCATAATAAAAGTAATCTCTTGCAGAAAATTCTTCGCCGGCCTCTTCTTTCTGTTGGAAAATAGAATAAATTACTCCTAAATTACTGCTTACCTTTTCAGGGGTAAATTCTTTTTTGTGTGTAATGGAAATGTCGGAATTAATGATGTTACCAAACACGTTTAAGTACTCGTGAGCATCTCCTCCCCAGAGGAAATTCTTCGATCTTTTTACTAGCCGATTCCTGCGGTACCTAAGAGCCACATTGCCCTCGTCATCAACGCCATTATCATAATACATGGATACGGAATCAACAGAGGGATCCAACGTTTCTTTAAGTTTAAGTAATTTCTCTTGATCTTCTTTGAGCAAGACATCATCCGCATCTAAGTAAAGAATGTACTCTTTCGTTGCATGCTTAAATGCTTCATTTCTAGCTGCTGCATAGCTATCAGTCCATTTGTAGAAAAAAACTCGATCGGTGTAGGTTCGCGCCAATTCTTCCGTCCCATCTGTAGAACCTGTGTCCAGAATATTAATCTCATCAACAATATGCTTCACCGTATCAAGGCAACGTCCAAGTAATTTTTCTTCGTTCTTTACAATCATACATAAGCTGATCGTAATCATTTAGGCTCACTCCTAACTTTTATCTTCCTACTATCTGTATACTATGAACAAAGCGTAAGTACGTGAAAAAAACAGCCACTTGAAAAAGTAGCTGTTTCAAATTTATTAAGATAGACGAACGATATTTAAGCTTGCTCCAACACCAGGTTGGAGGGTAGCTGCTCCAAGTAAACTATATAACTGAAGGGTAATTGTTGCTCCAGCAGGGACCTCTTGAATAAATTGGGCAGTGAAGAGATTTGTTGATATACCTGGTGCTACAACTGATCGATCTACTTGGGCACCATTTAGTAAGATCCTTGAGTTGAGAAGTAAACCAAGTGTTGTTTTGACGTTGTATCCAATTTGGTACGTTCCTGCTTGGGTAACCGTAAAAACTGTACCAGCTGCATTTGATGTTATACCTGATAGAAGCTGTAAGTTTGGTAAAGGTACAGGTGTTCCTAATAAAACGACCGTAATAGCTGTGCCTTGCGTGTTTCCAGCATAGCCAAAAGTCGAGGTTACACTTGGGCCGGTTGCTCCGGTTGGTCCTGTTGCCCCGGTTACTCCTGTAACTCCGGTTGGCCCGGTTACTCCGGTGGCTCCGGTTGGCCCGGTTGGCCCCGTTACTCCGGTGGCTCCGGTTGGCCCGGTTGGCCCCGTTACTCCGGTGGCTCCGGTTGGCCCGGTTACTCCTGTCGCTCCTGTTACTCCCGTGGCTCCCGTTGCCCCCGTGACTCCCGTGGCTCCAGTGGCTCCGGTTGACCCGGTTGGCCCTGTGGCTCCTGTCGGCCCCGTGACCCCTGTTGCTCCGGTTAGCCCTGTTGGCCCTGTTACTCCGGTGGCTCCAGTAGATCCTGTTGCCCCGGTTACTCCCGTGGCCCCTGTTGCTCCGGTGGTTCCCGTCGGCCCAGTTGCTCCGGTGGTTCCCGTTGCTCCAGTAGTTCCCGTTGCCCCGGTGGCTCCAGTTGGCCCTGTTGGCCCGGTTACTCCTGTCGCTCCCGTTACTCCCGTGGCTCCGGTTGGTCCCGTGGCTCCCGTGGCTCCGGTTGGCCCTGTGGCTCCGGTGGTTCCCGTCGGCCCAATTGCTCCCGTGGCTCCTGTTACTCCCGTGGCTCCCGTTGCCCCCGTGACTCCCGTGGCTCCCGTTGACCCGGTTGGCCCTGTGGCTCCTGTCGGCCCAGTTGCTCCGGTTGGCCCTGTGGCTCCCGTTGGCCCGGTTGGCCCGGTTACTCCTGTCGCTCCAGTTGCTCCGGTTGCTCCCGTTGCCCCCGTGACTCCCGTGGCTCCAGTTGCTCCGGTTGGTCCAGTAGATCCTGTTGCCCCGGTTGCTCCGGTTGGCCCGGTTGGCCCTGTGGCTCCGGTGGTTCCGGTGGCTCCGGTGGTTCCCGTCGGCCCAGTTGCTCCCGTGGCTCCGGTTGGCCCCATGGCTCCGGTGGTTCCGGTGGTTCCCGTCGGCCCAGTTGCTCCCGTGCCTCCCGTTGACCCGGTTACTCCTGTTACTCCAGTTGCTCCCGTTGACCCGGTTACTCCTGTAACTCCTGTTGCTCCGGTTGGCCCTGTTACTCCGGTGGCTCCAGTTGGCCCGGTTGGCCCTGTTACTCCCGTGGCTCCAGTTGGCCCGGTTGGCCCCGTCGCTCCTGTTACTCCCGTCGCTCCTGTTACTCCCGTTGCTCCTGTTGCTCCGGTTGGCCCCGTGGCTCCTGTCGCTCCCGTTGCTCCGGTGGCTCCGGTTGGCCCCGTGGCTCCTGTTGCTCCTGTTGCTCCGGTTACTCCTGTCGCTCCCGTTGCCCCGGTCGGCCCGGTTGCTCCTGTTGGTCCAGTTACTCCAGTGGCTCCGGTCGGTCCCGTTGCTCCCGTGGCTCCTGTTGGCCCCGTTGCCCCGGTGGCTCCGGTCGGTCCCGTTGCTCCCGTGGCTCCCGTCGGCCCGGTTACTCCAGTGGCTCCTGTTACTCCCGTGGCTCCGGTGGCTCCCGTTGCTCCTGTCGCTCCGGTTGACCCTGTTGCTCCTGTTGGTCCAGTCGCTCCCGTTGCTCCTGTCGCTCCCGTTACCCCAGTGGCCCCGGTGGCTCCCGTTGCTCCTGTTGGTCCAGTTACTCCAGTAGCTCCCGTCGGTCCCGTGGCTCCCGTGGCCCCTGTTACCCCGGTTGCCCCGGTTACTCCGGTCGCTCCGGTTAGCCCGGTTGCTCCTGTTACCCCGGTGGCTCCCGTTGGACCTGTGACTCCCGTCGCTCCGGTTGGACCTGTCGCTCCTGTTGCTCCCGTTGCTCCTGTCGCTCCGGTTGGCCCGGTTGCTCCTGTTACTCCCGTGGCCCCGATTGCTCCTGTTACTCCCGTGGCCCCGATTGCTCCTGTTACTCCCGTGGCCCCGATTGCTCCTGTTACTCCTGTCGCTCCGGTTGACCCTGTGGCTCCGGTTGGACCTGTGGCTCCTGTCGCTCCGGTTGGACCTGTGACTCCCGTCGCTCCGGTTGGGCCCGTTACTCCGACTGGCCCGGTCGCTCCTGCTGCTCCCGTTGGGCCTGTTACTCCTGTCACTCCGGTGGCTCCCGTGACCCCTGTTGCTCCGGTTGGACCTGTGGCTCCTGTCGCTCCGGTTGGCCCGGTTGCTCCGGTTGGTCCTGTTGCCCCGGTTACTCCTGTAACTCCGGTTGGCCCGGTTACTCCGGTGGCTCCGGTTGGCCCGGTTGGCCCCGTTACTCCGGTGGCTCCGGTTGGCCCGGTTGGCCCCGTTACTCCGGTG comes from the Alkalihalobacillus sp. FSL W8-0930 genome and includes:
- a CDS encoding glycosyltransferase family 2 protein — its product is MITISLCMIVKNEEKLLGRCLDTVKHIVDEINILDTGSTDGTEELARTYTDRVFFYKWTDSYAAARNEAFKHATKEYILYLDADDVLLKEDQEKLLKLKETLDPSVDSVSMYYDNGVDDEGNVALRYRRNRLVKRSKNFLWGGDAHEYLNVFGNIINSDISITHKKEFTPEKVSSNLGVIYSIFQQKEEAGEEFSARDYFYYGNELREKGKCEKAIEQYNLHIKKGDGWIEDTFHACIGKADCYRALNQVDEELKALFDSFLYTRTPRPEACSRIGYNYQTRAFYLDAIYWYEVAAKLKPDPDQWSFSYPAYSTWYPNLQLCVCYYRTGDKQKSYEKNELARGYRPKDATILANKKLLENELGLTKQDSND
- a CDS encoding sodium:alanine symporter family protein, coding for MDSLIKLIGDLNDFVYTYILIILLVGVGLYFTIRTNFVQIRMFPEMFRVLGDKTSNKDEVSAFQAFCISAASRVGSANIAGVALAIATGGPGAIFWMWVVAVIGMATGFIESLLAQVYKVKDGNQFRGGPSYYIQTALGKRGLAVFFAVLISITFGLIFNSLQANTLANALDEAFNFNKLFVGIIVAAVTGLIIYGGVQRISKISSIVVPVMAIFYIGVVLFVMILNYTQIPSVFLLIVQDAFGLREATTGTVIGALVLGARRGLFSNEAGMGSVPHAAAAAHVSHPVKQGLVQSLGVFFDTIIVCSATAFAILLSDVYQTGAVDGVALTQASLSDHLGSWAVGFVAISIFFFAFTSLFGNYYYGESNIQFIKEGTIWLHVYRIAVIVMVVVGSMIGIELAWQLADVFMAITAAVNLVVILLISKVAFATIKDYQEQRKLGKDPVFFQKNIPGLKGADTWNEEKEKDN
- a CDS encoding NTTRR-F1 domain; this encodes MVNKIINGGFETGSISPWVPLNAEITSLYSHSGFYSLLLNDTFNNAFIYQIVDVSPGETFQFYTSISKVSDVDVAAPITISVNYYDDNFNFINYGLIISIPPQNIPGISTNTWLEISQTTFTVPLNATQAMVLLNSLPQVGGSDMLIDDVGLLVLEGPPPPTGPPGPPGPTGATGATGATGVTGPTGATGPTGVTGVTGAIGVTGATGATGVTGATGPTGVTGVTGPTGATGATGATGATGVTGATGATGVTGPTGVTGPTGATGATGVTGPTGATGVTGVTGATGPTGSTGATGATGVTGVTGAIGATGATGVTGATGTTGATGPTGSTGATGATGATGVTGPTGATGVTGPTGATGATGATGVTGPTGATGTTGPTGATGATGTTGATGVTGATGVTGPTGPTGSTGATGVTGATGVTGPTGPTGATGVTGATGTTGATGVTGATGVTGPIGVTGPTGATGATGATGATGATGTTGATGATGVTGPTGPTGATGVTGATGATGATGTTGATGATGVTGATGATGVTGPTGLTGATGPTGATGVTGSTGSTGATGVTGPTGLTGATGVTGATGVTGVTGPTGAAGATGPVGVTGPTGATGVTGPTGATGATGPTGSTGATGATGVTGATGATGVTGATGVTGPTGATGVTGPTGPTGATGVTGPTGPTGATGVTGPTGVTGVTGATGPTGATGPTGATGATGPTGATGVTGATGVTGVTGPTGAAGATGPVGVTGPTGATGVTGPTGATGATGPTGATGSTGATGVTGAIGATGVTGAIGATGVTGAIGATGVTGATGPTGATGATGATGATGPTGATGVTGPTGATGVTGATGLTGATGVTGATGVTGATGATGPTGATGVTGPTGATGATGATGVTGATGATGATGPTGATGSTGATGATGATGATGVTGATGVTGPTGATGATGPTGATGATGPTGATGATGPTGATGVTGPTGATGPTGATGATGVTGATGATGATGPTGATGATGATGATGPTGATGATGVTGATGVTGATGPTGPTGATGVTGPTGPTGATGVTGPTGATGVTGVTGSTGATGVTGVTGSTGGTGATGPTGTTGTTGAMGPTGATGATGPTGTTGATGTTGATGPTGPTGATGATGSTGPTGATGATGVTGATGATGATGATGVTGPTGPTGATGPTGATGPTGATGPTGSTGATGVTGATGATGVTGATGAIGPTGTTGATGPTGATGATGPTGATGVTGATGVTGPTGPTGATGATGTTGATGTTGATGPTGTTGATGATGVTGATGSTGATGVTGPTGLTGATGVTGPTGATGPTGSTGATGATGVTGATGATGVTGATGVTGPTGATGVTGPTGPTGATGVTGPTGPTGATGVTGPTGVTGVTGATGPTGATGPSVTSTFGYAGNTQGTAITVVLLGTPVPLPNLQLLSGITSNAAGTVFTVTQAGTYQIGYNVKTTLGLLLNSRILLNGAQVDRSVVAPGISTNLFTAQFIQEVPAGATITLQLYSLLGAATLQPGVGASLNIVRLS